AAGACACAGCCCTGTCTCAAAGGGATTGAAACTTTCAACGCCCACAACATCTTGCTATTCTAATTGGTCGAAAGACCCAGCCCTGTCTCAAAGGGATTGAAACCCTTTAACTGCTGATTCAGTAGATGTTACGGTAGTGCGTCGAAAGACCTAGCCCTGTCTCAAAGGGATTGAAACTCTTTCAAAAGAAGAAATTGAATTTATCACACAATGGTCGAAAGACCTCGCCCTGAATGAAAGGGATTGAGTTTTATGTAATTTGCTCAATTGTCAAAATCGTCTCATATTTAGTGTAATCTTTTACCATCTATCATCAATTTTATTAAAACTTCACAAAAAAACACCGCACTTTTGCTGATTTTTTATTGAATTATCGGCATAATGGGAAGAAATATGATGTGGAGGGCATTTGGATGTCGCAAGGAAATCTTTATATTATTTCAGCGCCGAGTGGGGCGGGTAAATCGTCGTTAATTTCGGCATTATTGCAGAATAGTCAGGAAAAAATGATGGTGTCGGTGTCGCATACGACGCGTCATCCGCGTCCGGGCGAGGTAGATGGGGTGCATTATCATTTTGTCTCTCATGTAGAATTTGAGCAATTGATCGCGCAAGATTTGTTTTTAGAATATGCTAAGGTGTTCGGAAATAATTATTATGGGACGTCGTTGCCGACCATTGAGGCGAAATTGGCGGAAGGGTTTGATGTTTTTTTGGATATTGATTGGCAAGGTGCGCAGCAAATTCGTGCTAAATTGCCGTCAGTGAAAAGTATTTTTATTTTGCCGCCCTCTGTTGAGGAATTAGAGCGTCGTCTAATTGGACGCGGGCAAGATAGTGCGGAGGTGATTGCTTCTCGTATGGCGCAAGCGGTAAGCGAGATGTCGCATTATGTGGAATATGATTATGTGGTGATCAATGATAATTTTGAGCAGGCGTTGGCAGATTTGCGTCATATTTTGCGTGCGGAGCGTTTGACGGTGAATTATCAACGTGAACAAAATGCCGCCTTAATTCATCAATTACTAGCAAAATAGACCGCGCTTTAGTATGATAAGTACCCTTTTTTATTTTTGTAGAAATTTAACTTTTGATGGAGTAAGTTATGGCTCGTGTGACAGTGCAAGATGCTGTGGAAAAAATTGGTAACCGTTTTGATTTAATTTTAACCGCGGCACGTCGTGCTAGACAGTTGCAGTTGCATCAACGTGAACCTTTGGTCTCTGAAGATAATGATAAACCAACGGTAATTGCGTTGCGTGAGATCGAAAAAGGATTGATTAATAACGATATTATGGATTCACAAGATCGTTACGATGCGTTAGAACAAGAAAATGCGGAAGCACAAGCGGTTTCGTTATTAAGCAAATAATCCGTTGCTGAAGAAAAGTGCGGTCATTTTTTGTTTAATTTATCAAGTGATAGTGAAAGTGAAGTCAGGTGTCCCTTGTTTCTGTTTGAAAGTTTAAATCGAATTATTGAAGGCTATTTGCCAGCGGATAAAATTGAGTTGGTCAAGCGTGCGTTTGTGATTGCGCGAGATGCACACGAAGGACAAACTCGCTCCAGTGGCGAGCCTTATATTACGCACCCGGTAGCGGTGGCGTCGATTATTGCTGATATGCGTTTGGATCATGAGGCAGTGATGGCGGCGTTGTTGCACGATGTGATTGAAGATACGCCCTATACGGAAGATCAATTGAAAGCAGAATTCGGTGAAAGCGTAGCGGAAATTGTGGAAGGGGTGTCCAAACTTGATAAATTAAAATTTAGAACCCGCAAAGAAGCGGAAGTGGAAAACTTCCGCAAAATGATTTTAGCCATGACGAAAGATATTCGGGTGGTATTGATTAAACTTGCCGACCGTACACATAATATGCGTACTTTAGGCGCATTGCGTCCGGATAAACGTCGTCGTATTGCCAAAGAAACCCTCGAAATTTATGCGCCGCTAGCGCATCGCCTTGGCATTGAGCATATCAAAAATGAACTTGAAGACTTAGGCTTTGAGGCAATGCATCCGCAACGTTATGCAGTATTGCAAAAAGTCATTCAAGTGGCGCGAGGTAATCGTAAAGATATGATTCAACGTATTGCGGATGAAATTAAAGGGCGTTTAGATGATGTGGGGATTAAAGCTCGCGTGTTTGGGCGCGAAAAGCATTTATATGCCATTTATCAGAAAATGCGCTTAAAAGATCAGCAATTTCATTCTATTATGGATATTTATGCGTTCCGTGCGGTGGTGGATTCGGTGGATACTTGCTATCGCGTGTTGGGGCAAATGCACAGTTTGTATAAACCACGTCCAGGGCGAGTAAAAGATTATATTGCGGTGCCGAAAGCCAATGGTTATCAGTCGTTGCATACGTCTATGATTGGACCGCATGGCGTGCCGGTGGAAGTACAAATCCGGACTGAAGAGATGGATCAGATGGCGGAAATGGGAGTGGCAGCGCATTGGGCGTATAAGCAAGGTGGGCGCAATGACAGTACGACTGCGCAAATCCGCGCGCAACGTTGGTTGCAAAGTTTAATTGAATTGCAACAGAGTGCGGGTAATTCTTTTGAATTTATTGAAAGCGTGAAATCGGAATTTTTCCCTAAAGAAATTTATGTATTTACGCCGAAAGGACGCATTGTTGAATTGCCGGCAGGTGCTACGCCGGTGGATTTTGCTTATGCGGTGCATACTGATATTGGACATTCTTGCGTGGCGGCAAATGTTGATCGTAAACCTTATCCGTTATCGCAAGCCCTACAATCCGGACAAACCATTGATATTATCACTTCAAATAATGCGCGCCCAAATGTGGGCTGGCTGAATTTTGTGGTGACTGCCAAGGCGCGTACCAATATTCGCCATGCCTTAAAAAATCTTCGTTCTGATACCGCGCTAATTTTAGGTAAACGCCAACTAAACAACGCATTGCAACCGAAAAAGTTGGAAGATGTGGATCCTCATCGTATTGAACATGTACTTACCGAATTAAAACTGGATAGCTTTGATGATTTATTAACCGAAATTGGATTAGGTAATCAAATGAGTGCGGTGATTGCTTA
This portion of the [Pasteurella] aerogenes genome encodes:
- the gmk gene encoding guanylate kinase produces the protein MSQGNLYIISAPSGAGKSSLISALLQNSQEKMMVSVSHTTRHPRPGEVDGVHYHFVSHVEFEQLIAQDLFLEYAKVFGNNYYGTSLPTIEAKLAEGFDVFLDIDWQGAQQIRAKLPSVKSIFILPPSVEELERRLIGRGQDSAEVIASRMAQAVSEMSHYVEYDYVVINDNFEQALADLRHILRAERLTVNYQREQNAALIHQLLAK
- the rpoZ gene encoding DNA-directed RNA polymerase subunit omega, producing the protein MARVTVQDAVEKIGNRFDLILTAARRARQLQLHQREPLVSEDNDKPTVIALREIEKGLINNDIMDSQDRYDALEQENAEAQAVSLLSK
- the spoT gene encoding guanosine-3',5'-bis(diphosphate) 3'-pyrophosphohydrolase, giving the protein MFLFESLNRIIEGYLPADKIELVKRAFVIARDAHEGQTRSSGEPYITHPVAVASIIADMRLDHEAVMAALLHDVIEDTPYTEDQLKAEFGESVAEIVEGVSKLDKLKFRTRKEAEVENFRKMILAMTKDIRVVLIKLADRTHNMRTLGALRPDKRRRIAKETLEIYAPLAHRLGIEHIKNELEDLGFEAMHPQRYAVLQKVIQVARGNRKDMIQRIADEIKGRLDDVGIKARVFGREKHLYAIYQKMRLKDQQFHSIMDIYAFRAVVDSVDTCYRVLGQMHSLYKPRPGRVKDYIAVPKANGYQSLHTSMIGPHGVPVEVQIRTEEMDQMAEMGVAAHWAYKQGGRNDSTTAQIRAQRWLQSLIELQQSAGNSFEFIESVKSEFFPKEIYVFTPKGRIVELPAGATPVDFAYAVHTDIGHSCVAANVDRKPYPLSQALQSGQTIDIITSNNARPNVGWLNFVVTAKARTNIRHALKNLRSDTALILGKRQLNNALQPKKLEDVDPHRIEHVLTELKLDSFDDLLTEIGLGNQMSAVIAYRLLGEPIEIDTDGDVGNNKHVLEVKSAEGLLTTFAHCCHPIPGDPIVAYASPGKGLVIHHECCANLKNRKDGVERYTPVEWEKSDVKADFETELRIEMLNQQGALPNLTSAISSLGSNIHSIWTEEQDGRLYQIVVLLTATDTQHLANIMRKIKTLPGLVSIVRNTNS